In a single window of the Rattus norvegicus strain BN/NHsdMcwi chromosome 6, GRCr8, whole genome shotgun sequence genome:
- the Gpr132 gene encoding probable G-protein coupled receptor 132 isoform X2 → MRSEPTNATGNATAVTSTLQTTSVPTSCHTLSYEESRVVLVAVYSVVCMLGLPANCLTAWLTLLQVLQRNVLAVYLFCLSLCELLYISTMPLWIIYIQNQHKWSLGQQACKVTAYIFFCNIYTSILLLCCISCDRYMAVVYALESRGHRHQRTAVTISACVVILVGLVNYPVFDMKVEDSFCFEPLGIDSRIAGYYYLRFTFGFAVPLGVLAFTNHQIFRSIKLSDSLSAAQKNKVKRSAIAVVTIFLVCFAPYHVVLLIKAASFSFYEGDRDAVCDFENRLYTVSTVFLCLSTVNSVADPIIYVLATDHSRQEVCRIHTGWKKWSTKTDVTYLKDSEETHSPTALMNAYTFPSTVHLPGSQPVELGSLGSAGETA, encoded by the exons ATGAGGTCAGAACCCACCAATGCAACAG GAAATGCCACGGCGGTCACCTCTACTCTTCAGACTACCTCGGTCCCCACGAGCTGCCACACGTTGTCCTACGAGGAGAGCAGAGTGGTCCTGGTGGCGGTGTACAGCGTGGTGTGCATGCTGGGCCTACCGGCCAACTGCCTAACTGCCTGGCTGACACTGTTGCAAGTCCTACAGAGAAACGTGCTCGCCGTCTACCtgttctgtctgtccctctgtgagCTGCTGTACATCAGCACCATGCCTCTGTGGATCATTTACATCCAGAATCAGCACAAATGGAGCCTGGGTCAGCAGGCCTGCAAAGTGACAGCTTACATCTTCTTCTGCAACATCTACACCAGCATCCTCTTGCTCTGCTGCATTTCCTGCGACCGCTACATGGCCGTGGTCTACGCACTGGAGAGCCGAGGTCACCGGCACCAGAGGACTGCTGTCACCATTTCGGCATGTGTGGTTATTCTTGTTGGGCTTGTCAACTATCCAGTGTTTGACATGAAAGTGGAGGACAGCTTCTGCTTTGAGCCCCTGGGGATCGACAGTAGGATAGCCGGCTACTACTACCTGCGGTTCACTTTTGGCTTTGCCGTCCCTCTCGGCGTCCTTGCCTTCACCAATCACCAGATCTTCCGGAGCATCAAGCTCAGTGATAGCCTGAGCGCTGCGCAGAAAAACAAGGTGAAGCGCTCCGCCATTGCAGTCGTCACCATCTTCCTGGTCTGCTTTGCTCCCTACCACGTGGTGCTCCTCATCAAAGCCGCCAGCTTTTCCTTCTACGAAGGAGACCGGGATGCGGTGTGTGACTTCGAAAACAGGCTGTACACGGTCTCTACAGTGTTCCTGTGCCTGTCGACGGTCAACAGTGTGGCTGACCCCATCATCTACGTGCTGGCTACAGACCATTCTCGGCAAGAAGTGTGCAGGATCCACACGGGGTGGAAGAAGTGGTCCACGAAGACAGATGTCACCTACTTGAAGGACTCTGAGGAGACGCACTCACCCACAGCGCTTATGAACGCATACACCTTCCCCAGTACTGTGCACCTTCCAGGCTCACAGCCAGTGGAGCTAGGGTCACTGGGCTCTGCCGGAGAGACTGCCTGA
- the Gpr132 gene encoding probable G-protein coupled receptor 132 isoform X3: MLGLPANCLTAWLTLLQVLQRNVLAVYLFCLSLCELLYISTMPLWIIYIQNQHKWSLGQQACKVTAYIFFCNIYTSILLLCCISCDRYMAVVYALESRGHRHQRTAVTISACVVILVGLVNYPVFDMKVEDSFCFEPLGIDSRIAGYYYLRFTFGFAVPLGVLAFTNHQIFRSIKLSDSLSAAQKNKVKRSAIAVVTIFLVCFAPYHVVLLIKAASFSFYEGDRDAVCDFENRLYTVSTVFLCLSTVNSVADPIIYVLATDHSRQEVCRIHTGWKKWSTKTDVTYLKDSEETHSPTALMNAYTFPSTVHLPGSQPVELGSLGSAGETA, translated from the coding sequence ATGCTGGGCCTACCGGCCAACTGCCTAACTGCCTGGCTGACACTGTTGCAAGTCCTACAGAGAAACGTGCTCGCCGTCTACCtgttctgtctgtccctctgtgagCTGCTGTACATCAGCACCATGCCTCTGTGGATCATTTACATCCAGAATCAGCACAAATGGAGCCTGGGTCAGCAGGCCTGCAAAGTGACAGCTTACATCTTCTTCTGCAACATCTACACCAGCATCCTCTTGCTCTGCTGCATTTCCTGCGACCGCTACATGGCCGTGGTCTACGCACTGGAGAGCCGAGGTCACCGGCACCAGAGGACTGCTGTCACCATTTCGGCATGTGTGGTTATTCTTGTTGGGCTTGTCAACTATCCAGTGTTTGACATGAAAGTGGAGGACAGCTTCTGCTTTGAGCCCCTGGGGATCGACAGTAGGATAGCCGGCTACTACTACCTGCGGTTCACTTTTGGCTTTGCCGTCCCTCTCGGCGTCCTTGCCTTCACCAATCACCAGATCTTCCGGAGCATCAAGCTCAGTGATAGCCTGAGCGCTGCGCAGAAAAACAAGGTGAAGCGCTCCGCCATTGCAGTCGTCACCATCTTCCTGGTCTGCTTTGCTCCCTACCACGTGGTGCTCCTCATCAAAGCCGCCAGCTTTTCCTTCTACGAAGGAGACCGGGATGCGGTGTGTGACTTCGAAAACAGGCTGTACACGGTCTCTACAGTGTTCCTGTGCCTGTCGACGGTCAACAGTGTGGCTGACCCCATCATCTACGTGCTGGCTACAGACCATTCTCGGCAAGAAGTGTGCAGGATCCACACGGGGTGGAAGAAGTGGTCCACGAAGACAGATGTCACCTACTTGAAGGACTCTGAGGAGACGCACTCACCCACAGCGCTTATGAACGCATACACCTTCCCCAGTACTGTGCACCTTCCAGGCTCACAGCCAGTGGAGCTAGGGTCACTGGGCTCTGCCGGAGAGACTGCCTGA